In Gouania willdenowi chromosome 15, fGouWil2.1, whole genome shotgun sequence, one DNA window encodes the following:
- the fgfbp3 gene encoding fibroblast growth factor-binding protein 1 isoform X2 — protein MNEADQHFLNFSASLLQYKVDMMKNVQLFSLFLLLLFVTDDVQAKRGQEKSDKARLPPSSSSSSSSGGAVSRAVIGSGELTSKGGHGCTWQTSGEGLVSLVVNCSSAPEGGHTHRYWCRFAGKPELCPNYGLRSSQYWKQLVGKLKERLDVCRGEKILKAKTCKKAPPEAHMKLAESSRQEEEEEEKRKRKEEEEERRRDSEEEGVLNDMEPLQSVCEEGWSSVCSFLLRVFQG, from the exons ATGAATGAAGCAGATCAACACTTTCTCAACTTCTCTGCATCACTTCTACAATACAA agtTGACATGATGAAGAACGTCCAGCTGTTcagcctcttcctcctcctcctcttcgtcACTGATGACGTCCAGGCCAAACGTGGTCAGGAGAAGTCGGACAAAGCCCGCCTCcctccttcatcatcatcatcatcatcatcaggtgGAGCCGTGAGccgtgctgtgattggctcaggGGAGTTGACGTCTAAAGGAGGCCATGGATGTACGTGGCAGACGTCAGGAGAGGGACTGGTCAGCCTGGTGGTCAACTGTAGCTCCGCCCCCGAGGGAGGACACACCCACAG GTACTGGTGTCGTTTTGCTGGTAAACCTGAGCTGTGTCCAAACTATGGTCTGAGGTCCAGTCAGTACTGGAAGCAGCTGGTGGGGAAGCTGAAGGAGAGACTGGATGTGTGCAGAGGGGAGAAGATCCTGAAGGCCAAGACGTGTAAGAAAGCTCCGCCCGAGGCTCACATGAAGCTGGCAGAGAGCAGCCggcaggaggaagaggaggaggagaagaggaagaggaaggaggaagaagaggagaggaggagggacTCTGAGGAGGAAGGAGTCCTGAACGACATGGAGCCTCTGCAGAGCGTGTGTGAGGAGGGATGGAGCTCCGTCTGCTCCTTCCTGCTCAGGGTGTTCCAGGGATGA
- the fgfbp3 gene encoding fibroblast growth factor-binding protein 1 isoform X1 produces the protein MHTHTHTHTHTHTHTHTSLSDPDGPTFPQRLSVTRVDMMKNVQLFSLFLLLLFVTDDVQAKRGQEKSDKARLPPSSSSSSSSGGAVSRAVIGSGELTSKGGHGCTWQTSGEGLVSLVVNCSSAPEGGHTHRYWCRFAGKPELCPNYGLRSSQYWKQLVGKLKERLDVCRGEKILKAKTCKKAPPEAHMKLAESSRQEEEEEEKRKRKEEEEERRRDSEEEGVLNDMEPLQSVCEEGWSSVCSFLLRVFQG, from the exons atgcacacacacacacacacacacacacacacacacacacacacacacacctccctctCTGATCCTGATGGTCCAACATTCCCACAGAGACTCAGCGTCACACG agtTGACATGATGAAGAACGTCCAGCTGTTcagcctcttcctcctcctcctcttcgtcACTGATGACGTCCAGGCCAAACGTGGTCAGGAGAAGTCGGACAAAGCCCGCCTCcctccttcatcatcatcatcatcatcatcaggtgGAGCCGTGAGccgtgctgtgattggctcaggGGAGTTGACGTCTAAAGGAGGCCATGGATGTACGTGGCAGACGTCAGGAGAGGGACTGGTCAGCCTGGTGGTCAACTGTAGCTCCGCCCCCGAGGGAGGACACACCCACAG GTACTGGTGTCGTTTTGCTGGTAAACCTGAGCTGTGTCCAAACTATGGTCTGAGGTCCAGTCAGTACTGGAAGCAGCTGGTGGGGAAGCTGAAGGAGAGACTGGATGTGTGCAGAGGGGAGAAGATCCTGAAGGCCAAGACGTGTAAGAAAGCTCCGCCCGAGGCTCACATGAAGCTGGCAGAGAGCAGCCggcaggaggaagaggaggaggagaagaggaagaggaaggaggaagaagaggagaggaggagggacTCTGAGGAGGAAGGAGTCCTGAACGACATGGAGCCTCTGCAGAGCGTGTGTGAGGAGGGATGGAGCTCCGTCTGCTCCTTCCTGCTCAGGGTGTTCCAGGGATGA
- the ppp1r3cb gene encoding protein phosphatase 1 regulatory subunit 3C-B, producing MSAASILSFSPSAMPGPVMQMDVAMRFYISHSPPALRSFLSSYEDLQKAKNWVNLSNSRGQPPPPHYKPLRPCLSSKQRATDGGWSGEGKACKKRVVFADMKGMSLTAIHVFSKFDDEPYPSLGAPQSNEDLQFDMADLEEATMDLKISSVRNLTLDFNPPSADYLDFRNRLIKNAVCLENCSLQGRSLTGTVKVRNIGFEKQVKVRVTFDSWASFIDVGCTFMNNVYGCQDSDTFAFVLELPDNVPPHSHVEFCICFTVQDQTFWDNNDGHNYVLKHVGWNGEKLPNAEPPASAEQKKPAEQKHGSVKLLELDFDQFGSPRMSSGLFPGWQSWGQIDTAVPYW from the exons ATGAGTGCTGCAAG CATCCTCTCCTTCAGTCCGTCTGCGATGCCCGGTCCTGTGATGCAGATGGACGTGGCCATGCGCTTCTACATCAGCCACTCTCCTCCGGCGCTAAGAAGCTTCCTCAGCTCCTACGAGGATCTGCAGAAAGCCAAGAACTGGGTCAACCTGTCCAACAGCCGCGGCCAACCGCCCCCGCCGCATTACAAACCGCTGCGGCCGTGCCTCAGCAGCAAGCAGAGGGCGACGGATGGCGGTTGGAGCGGCGAAGGAAAGGCCTGCAAGAAACGCGTGGTGTTTGCCGACATGAAGGGCATGTCGCTGACCGCCATCCACGTCTTCTCCAAGTTTGACGACGAGCCGTACCCGTCACTGGGCGCCCCACAGTCCAACGAGGACCTGCAGTTTGACATGGCCGATCTGGAGGAGGCCACCATGGACCTTAAGATCAGCTCGGTGCGAAACCTGACGCTGGACTTCAATCCGCCCTCCGCCGACTACCTGGACTTCAGGAACCGTCTGATTAAGAATGCTGTGTGCTTGGAGAACTGCTCGTTGCAGGGCCGCTCTCTCACCGGCACCGTCAAGGTGAGGAACATCGGCTTCGAGAAGCAGGTGAAGGTCCGAGTCACCTTCGACTCGTGGGCCAGCTTCATCGATGTCGGGTGCACCTTCATGAACAACGTGTACGGCTGCCAGGACTCCGACACCTTCGCCTTCGTGCTGGAGTTGCCGGACAACGTGCCGCCGCACAGCCACGTGGAGTTCTGCATCTGCTTCACGGTCCAGGACCAAACCTTCTGGGACAACAACGACGGGCACAACTATGTCCTCAAGCACGTGGGCTGGAACGGCGAGAAGCTGCCAAACGCGGAGCCTCCTGCCTCTGCCGAGCAAAAGAAACCGGCCGAGCAGAAACATGGCAGCGTCAAGTTGCTGGAGCTGGACTTCGACCAGTTCGGCAGCCCTCGCATGTCCAGCGGACTTTTCCCCGGTTGGCAGAGCTGGGGTCAGATCGATACGGCCGTGCCCTATTGGTAA
- the LOC114476838 gene encoding D(1)-like dopamine receptor: MERRNLTEDLTESEDSEDNGGSGGLRVLLGCVLLLLIVSTLLGNTLVCAAVVKFRHLRSKVTNFFVISLAVSDLCVAVLVMPWEAITEVTDAWLFGSCFCDVWIAFDIMCSTASILNLCIISVDRYWAIASPFKYERKMTQRVAFVMIGVAWMLSILISFIPVQLNWHRAEDDPASNASAKGCVANLNKTYAISSSFISFYIPVVIMIATYTRIYRIAQTQIRRITSLERAAQNQGQKVTRSQPTNDEASLKSSFKKETKVLKTLSIIMGVFVFCWLPFFVLNCTVPFCDPPCVSDTTFTVFVWFGWANSSLNPVIYAFNADFRRAFATILGCNRLCPSNAVEAVNFSNELVSYHHDTTLHKEALVSAQPLCAISAASERLEDVSTRFDDDSTLSDASAECGRALLVPANVRLEEGAELSLETIKAFTALTVLQRDAGIPGQVLQDGWD; the protein is encoded by the exons ATGGAGCGAAGGAACCTGACGGAGGATCTGACGGAG TCCGAGGACTCTGAGGACAACGGGGGTTCTGGTGGTCTGCGTGTTCTGCTGGGCTGcgttctcctcctcctcatcgtATCCACGTTGCTAGGCAACACGCTGGTCTGTGCGGCCGTGGTCAAGTTCCGTCACCTTCGCTCCAAGGTCACCAACTTCTTTGTGATCTCGCTGGCGGTGTCGGACCTGTGTGTGGCCGTGCTGGTGATGCCGTGGGAGGCCATCACCGAGGTGACGGACGCCTGGCTCTTTGGCAGCTGCTTCTGCGATGTCTGGATCGCCTTCGACATCATGTGCTCCACGGCGTCGATCCTCAACCTGTGCATCATCAGCGTAGACCGATACTGGGCCATCGCCAGCCCCTTCAAGTACGAGCGCAAGATGACGCAGCGCGTGGCCTTCGTGATGATTGGCGTGGCGTGGATGCTCTCCATCCTCATCTCCTTCATCCCGGTGCAGCTCAACTGGCACCGAGCCGAGGACGATCCGGCGTCAAACGCCAGCGCCAAAGGCTGCGTGGCCAACCTGAACAAAACTTATGCCATTAGCTCCTCCTTCATCAGCTTCTACATCCCTGTGGTCATCATGATTGCCACTTACACACGGATCTACCGCATCGCACAGACGCAGATCAGAAGGATCACGTCTTTGGAGAGAGCCGCACAGAACCAAGGTCAAAAGGTCACCAG GAGTCAGCCGACCAATGACGAGGCGTCTCTGAAATCATCGTTTAAGAAGGAGACCAAAGTGCTGAAGACACTGTCCATCATCatgggtgtgtttgtgttctgcTGGCTGCCGTTCTTCGTGCTGAACTGCACGGTTCCGTTCTGCGACCCCCCGTGCGTCAGCGACACCACCTTCACGGTGTTCGTGTGGTTCGGCTGGGCTAACTCCTCCCTCAACCCCGTCATCTACGCCTTCAACGCAGACTTCCGCCGCGCCTTCGCCACCATCCTGGGCTGCAACCGGCTGTGCCCCAGCAATGCGGTGGAGGCGGTAAACTTCAGCAACGAGCTGGTGTCGTACCACCACGACACCACCCTCCACAAGGAGGCGCTGGTGTCGGCCCAGCCACTCTGCGCCATCAGCGCCGCCTCCGAGCGCCTGGAGGACGTCAGCACGCGCTTCGACGACGACTCCACGCTGTCGGACGCGTCCGCCGAGTGCGGCCGAGCGCTGTTGGTTCCTGCCAACGTGAGGTTggaggagggggcggagctttcTCTGGAAACCATCAAAGCGTTCACTGCCCTCACGGTGCTGCAGAGGGACGCAGGGATACCGGGACAGGTTTTGCAGGATGGGTGGGACTAG